The following are encoded together in the Vanrija pseudolonga chromosome 7, complete sequence genome:
- the Mgat5b_1 gene encoding Alpha-1,6-mannosylglycoprotein 6-beta-N-acetylglucosaminyltransferase B: MVGSIRRLAYALLILAAVYTVGRVLRSSLDFSATPLTSGEGHSHALQHLTSAPKQIWNDEQGRYKWIAHAKLRQLTACLARGDCHPNADKIVVFASNFCHWALAERDAIPGGEQVWCQAMVGPSVRRERSDVQRDSFERSGFTLINAGPQDHHFLLDLYREVGENIVWILGDGGQPQDGRGVFGDIVKSEQLPDGVPAWKWFQFEYSPSEMDTIVGPATWRASAEPDMAKNLTIEWRGDTAVIHTEFDNLRVWSSEGDLPGQPPTSGWSAQDASTYVGWDLDMPDDFEVVPWSERPNRIWVLGKFPRYYTSYPAWPPAFYTAAHEELSKEFEGFEFVGSIRVEDAGQDKMDDVPSVIRNVGRKSPDEFDQELKNCKGLLGIGPPVNSPTPYRALAMGVAFINPHAILDWEFEGDKEQRRNMSRWDDGQHITMKGMPEPWVYQAERAVYDDFVGAIRKALSTQTRPARFARMSRGVYDRRLADIALRDWRQEVEIALERGIGRKGLLL, encoded by the exons ATGGTGGGGAGCATCCGCCGGCTCGCCTACGCCCTGCTCATCCTCGCAGCGGTGTATACGGTCGGAAGGGTGCTGAGAAGCAGCTTGGACTTCTCGGCAACCCCGCTCACCAGCGGAGAGGGGCACTCCCACGCTCTTCAACACCTCACGAGCGCCCCGAAGCAAATCTGGAACGACGAGCAGGGGCGATACAAGTGGATCGCGCATGCAAAGCTGCGGCAGCTCACAGCgtgcctcgcgcgcggcgattGTCACCCCAACGCGGACAAG ATCGTCGTCTTCGCGAGCAACTTCTGTCACTGGGCCCTCGCGGAGCGCGATGCCATTCCTGGCGGCGAACAGGTGTGGTGCCAGGCCATGGTGGGTCCTTCCGTTAGACGAGAGCGATCTGACGTACAGAGGGACTCGTTCGAGCGGTCAGGCTTCACCCTCATCAACGCCGGTCCGCAAGATCACC ATTTCCTGCTTGACCTGTATCGCGAAGTCGGCGAGAACATCGTCTGGAtcctgggcgacggcgggcagCCGCAGgatgggcgcggcgtgtTCGGCGATATCGTCAAGTCGGAGCAACTGCCGGACGGCGTCCCAGCCTGGAAG TGGTTCCAGTTCGAGTACTCGCCTTCCGAGATGGACACGATTGTCGGCCCTGCGACTTGGCGCGCAAGTGCCGAACCGGATATGGCCAAGAACCTGACAATCGAGTGGAGGGGAGACACGGCAGTGATACACACCGAGTTTGACAACCTGCGTGTGTGGTCAAGCGAGGGCGACTTGCCAG GTCAGCCTCCAACTAGTGGCTGGTCGGCACAAGACGCGTCGACATATGTCGGTTGGGATCTCGATATGCCCGACGACTTTGAAGTCGTGCCGTGGTCCGAGAGGCCAAATCGCATCTGGGTATTGGGCAAGTTTCCCCGCTACTATACAAGCTACCCCGCCTGGCCACCGGCATTCTACACCGCGGCACACGAAGAACTGAGCAAAGAGTTTGAAGGGTTCGAGTTTGTCGGCTCGATCCGTGTTGAGGACGCGGGACAAGATAAGATGGACGATGTGCCTAGCGTCATTCGCAACGTTGGTCGCAAATCGCCCGACGAGTTTGACCAAGAGCTCAAGAACTGCAAGGGGCTACTGGGAATCGGGCCGCCAGTCaactcgccgacgccataCCGGGCCCTGGCGATGGGTGTGGCGTTCATCAATCCG CACGCGATCCTGGACTGGGAATTTGAGGGAGACAaggagcagcggcgcaaCATGTCACGCTGGGACGACGGCCAGCACATCACGATGAAGGGGATGCCCGAGCCATGGGTGTACCAGGCCGAGCGGGCAGTGTACGACGACTTTGTCGGCGCCATACGCAAGGCGCTCTCGACGCAGACGCGGCCCGCTCGGTTCGCACGCATGTCGCGTGGGGTGTACGACCGGCGACTGGCTGACATTGCGCTGCGTGACTGGCGGCAAGAGGTCGAGATCGCGCTGGAGCGTGGGATCGGCCGGAAGGGCCTTTTGTTGTAG
- the Mgat5b_1 gene encoding Alpha-1,6-mannosylglycoprotein 6-beta-N-acetylglucosaminyltransferase B → MVGSIRRLAYALLILAAVYTVGRVLRSSLDFSATPLTSGEGHSHALQHLTSAPKQIWNDEQGRYKWIAHAKLRQLTACLARGDCHPNADKIVVFASNFCHWALAERDAIPGGEQVWCQAMRDSFERSGFTLINAGPQDHHFLLDLYREVGENIVWILGDGGQPQDGRGVFGDIVKSEQLPDGVPAWKWFQFEYSPSEMDTIVGPATWRASAEPDMAKNLTIEWRGDTAVIHTEFDNLRVWSSEGDLPGQPPTSGWSAQDASTYVGWDLDMPDDFEVVPWSERPNRIWVLGKFPRYYTSYPAWPPAFYTAAHEELSKEFEGFEFVGSIRVEDAGQDKMDDVPSVIRNVGRKSPDEFDQELKNCKGLLGIGPPVNSPTPYRALAMGVAFINPHAILDWEFEGDKEQRRNMSRWDDGQHITMKGMPEPWVYQAERAVYDDFVGAIRKALSTQTRPARFARMSRGVYDRRLADIALRDWRQEVEIALERGIGRKGLLL, encoded by the exons ATGGTGGGGAGCATCCGCCGGCTCGCCTACGCCCTGCTCATCCTCGCAGCGGTGTATACGGTCGGAAGGGTGCTGAGAAGCAGCTTGGACTTCTCGGCAACCCCGCTCACCAGCGGAGAGGGGCACTCCCACGCTCTTCAACACCTCACGAGCGCCCCGAAGCAAATCTGGAACGACGAGCAGGGGCGATACAAGTGGATCGCGCATGCAAAGCTGCGGCAGCTCACAGCgtgcctcgcgcgcggcgattGTCACCCCAACGCGGACAAG ATCGTCGTCTTCGCGAGCAACTTCTGTCACTGGGCCCTCGCGGAGCGCGATGCCATTCCTGGCGGCGAACAGGTGTGGTGCCAGGCCATG AGGGACTCGTTCGAGCGGTCAGGCTTCACCCTCATCAACGCCGGTCCGCAAGATCACC ATTTCCTGCTTGACCTGTATCGCGAAGTCGGCGAGAACATCGTCTGGAtcctgggcgacggcgggcagCCGCAGgatgggcgcggcgtgtTCGGCGATATCGTCAAGTCGGAGCAACTGCCGGACGGCGTCCCAGCCTGGAAG TGGTTCCAGTTCGAGTACTCGCCTTCCGAGATGGACACGATTGTCGGCCCTGCGACTTGGCGCGCAAGTGCCGAACCGGATATGGCCAAGAACCTGACAATCGAGTGGAGGGGAGACACGGCAGTGATACACACCGAGTTTGACAACCTGCGTGTGTGGTCAAGCGAGGGCGACTTGCCAG GTCAGCCTCCAACTAGTGGCTGGTCGGCACAAGACGCGTCGACATATGTCGGTTGGGATCTCGATATGCCCGACGACTTTGAAGTCGTGCCGTGGTCCGAGAGGCCAAATCGCATCTGGGTATTGGGCAAGTTTCCCCGCTACTATACAAGCTACCCCGCCTGGCCACCGGCATTCTACACCGCGGCACACGAAGAACTGAGCAAAGAGTTTGAAGGGTTCGAGTTTGTCGGCTCGATCCGTGTTGAGGACGCGGGACAAGATAAGATGGACGATGTGCCTAGCGTCATTCGCAACGTTGGTCGCAAATCGCCCGACGAGTTTGACCAAGAGCTCAAGAACTGCAAGGGGCTACTGGGAATCGGGCCGCCAGTCaactcgccgacgccataCCGGGCCCTGGCGATGGGTGTGGCGTTCATCAATCCG CACGCGATCCTGGACTGGGAATTTGAGGGAGACAaggagcagcggcgcaaCATGTCACGCTGGGACGACGGCCAGCACATCACGATGAAGGGGATGCCCGAGCCATGGGTGTACCAGGCCGAGCGGGCAGTGTACGACGACTTTGTCGGCGCCATACGCAAGGCGCTCTCGACGCAGACGCGGCCCGCTCGGTTCGCACGCATGTCGCGTGGGGTGTACGACCGGCGACTGGCTGACATTGCGCTGCGTGACTGGCGGCAAGAGGTCGAGATCGCGCTGGAGCGTGGGATCGGCCGGAAGGGCCTTTTGTTGTAG
- the ATM1 gene encoding Iron-sulfur clusters transporter ATM1, mitochondrial yields the protein MLSATWRVAARPALGAAVNARAGPPRAAYGVRSLTTRPRWPLQRVPPTSPFPAPTRPLAVSPKHAIATRAFVSSARRASPPADKAPVVDSKAPTAAAAAGSGGAATPAKSATLNVDVATPTVSEKAQSKTDWTILKKLASNVWPKGNTGVKIRVVTALLLLVAGKVLNVQVPFFFKAIVDGLNVPITEHTTVWVLAGTAIAGYGLARIGATAFGELRNAIFATVAQGTIRKVARETFGHLLNMDMKFHLERQTGGLTRAIDRGTKGISFILSSIVFHVFPTVLEISMVCGILSYKFGWDFAGVAAATMILYTWFTVQTTAWRTKFRKQANAADNKGATVAVDSLINYEAVKTFNNEKYELKQYDATLKTYESASIKIATSLAFLNSGQNMIFSTALTTMMLLGAQGIINGTMTVGDLVLINQLVFQLSLPLNFLGSVYRELRQSLIDLEVMFNLQSINPVIAEKPAAKPLQLKGGEIKFDNVNFAYHPDRPILQNLSLTIPAGKKVALVGPSGCGKSTVFRLLFRFYDSQSGHIYVDGQDIKDVQLESLRKAIGVVPQDTPLFHADIMHNIRYGNLEATDDQVYEVARKAQLDKTIAKLPDGYHTKVGERGLMISGGEKQRIAVARLLLKDPPINFFDEATSALDVYTETELMRNINATLVDGTKTSVFIAHRLRTISDADLIIVLQDGRLAEQGTHDELLQNVGGVYWNLWQAQLTETVKEAVDERMEREIDDFEGKGEAAGKKK from the exons ATGCTGAGCGCGACCTGGCGGGTCGCGGCTCGGCCAGCCCTCGGGGCCGCCGTgaacgcgcgcgctggccccCCACGCGCTGCCTACGGGGTCCGCTCGCTCACAACCCGCCCGCGATGGCCATTACAACGGGTACCTCCGACATCACCTTTCCCCGCGCCCACGCGACCACTAGCCGTGTCGCCGAAGCACGCCATCGCCACCCGTGCGttcgtgtcgtcggcgcggagggctAGCCCTCCGGCGGACAAGGCGCCAGTCGTGGACTCCAAAGCCCCGacagctgcagctgctgctgggagtggcggcgccgctACACCCGCCAAGAGCGCGACCCTcaatgtcgacgtcgcgacgCCTACCGTGTCCGAGAAGGCGCAGAGCAAGACAGACTGGACGATCCTGAAAAAGCTTGCGAGCAATGTCTGGCCCAAGGGCAACACGGGTGTCAAGATCCGCGTGGTTACGGCCCTGTTGCTGCTCGTGGCCGGCAAGGTCCTCAATGTGCAGGTGCCGTTCTTCTTCAAGGCCATTGTCGACGGGCTGAATGTGCCGATCACGGAGCACACGACGGTGTGGGTGCTGGCTGGAACGGCGATCGCCGGCT ACGGACTTGCGCGTATCGGAGCAACAGCCTTCGGCGAACTCCGCAACGCCATCTTCGCAACAGTGGCACAAGGCACGATCCGCAAGGTCGCCCGCGAGACGTTTGGCCACCTCCTCAACATGGACATGAAGTTCCATCTCGAGCGTCAGACGGGCGGTCTGACGCGTGCGATTGACCGCGGTACCAA GGGCATCTCGTTCATCCTCTCGTCGATCGTGTTCCACGTCTTCCCGACCGTGCTGGAGATCTCGATGGTGTGCGGTATTCTG TCGTACAAGTTTGGATGGGACtttgccggcgtcgctgctgccactATGATTCTCTACACCTGGTTCACGGTTCAGACGACTGCCTGGAG GACAAAGTTCCGCAAGCAGGCCAACGCGGCCGACAACAAGGGCGCAACGGTCGCTGTCGACTCGCTGATCAACTATGAGGCTGTCAAG ACCTTCAACAACGAAAAGTATGAGCTCAAGCAGTACGATGCCACACTCAAGACGTACGAAAGCGCTTCAATCAAGATCGCCACGTCGCTCGCATTCCTCAACTCGGGCCAAAACATGATCTTCTCTACGGCCCTTACCACCATGATGCTACTTGGTGCCCAGGGAATCATCAACG GCACCATGACTGtgggcgacctcgtcctcatcaacCAGCTCGTGTTCCAGCTGTCGCTCCCTCTCAACTTCCTCGGATCGGTGTATCGCGAGCTGCGCCAGAGCCTgatcgacctcgaggtcatGTTCAACCTCCAGTCAATCAACCCTGTCATTGCTGAGAAGCCTGCCGCCAAGCCGCTGCAgctcaagggcggcgagaTCAAGTTTGACAATGTCAACTTTGCGTATCACCCCGACCGGCCGATTCTGCAGAACCTGAGCCTGACCATCCCCGCGGGGAAGaaggtcgcgctcgtcggccccTCGGGCTGCGGCAAGTCGACCGTCTTCAGGCTCCTGTTCCGCTTCTACGACTCTCAGAGCGGCCACATCTACGTTGACGGCCAGGACATCAAGGACGTGCAGCTCGAGTCGCTGCGCAAGGCCATCGGTGTTGTGCCTCAGGACACGCCGCTGTTCCACGCCGACATCATGCACAACATTCGCTACGGCAACCTCGAGGCCACCGATGACCAGGTGTACGAGGtggcgcgcaaggcgcagCTGGACAAGACGATCGCCAAGCTCCCAGACGGATACCACACCAAGGTCGGTGAGCGTGGCCTGATGATCTCTGGTGGCGAGAAGCAGCGTATCGCTGTTGCTCGTCTGCTGCTCAAGGACCCTCCCATCAACTTCTTTGACGAGGCGACGTCTGCACTCGACGTGTACACCGAGACGGAGCTCATGAGAAATATCAACGCGACGCTGGTGGACGGTACCAAGACTAGCGTGTTCATCGCGCATCGCCTGCGCACCATctcggacgccgacctcATTATTGTGCTCCAggacggccgcctcgccgagcagggcacgcacgacgagctcctccagaacgtcggcggcgtgtacTGGAACCTGTGGCAGGCGCAGCTCACCGAGACGGTCAAGgaggctgtcgacgagcgaATGGAGCGCGAGATTGACGACTTtgagggcaagggcgaggcggccggcaaGAAGAAGTAA
- the RPL29 gene encoding 60S ribosomal protein L29 yields MAKSKNHTAHNQTKKAHRNGITKVQTQKYKSLKGVDPKFRRNAKFAAQGSQKAVAAARKAKASA; encoded by the exons ATGGCCAAGTCCAAGAACCACACCGC CCACAACCAGACCAAGAAGG CGCACCGTAACGGTATCACCAAGGTCCAGACCCAGAAGTACAAGTCGCTCAAGGGTGTCGACCccaag TTCCGCCGCAACGCCAAGTTCGCCGCCCAGGGCTCGCAgaaggccgtcgccgccgcccgcaaggccaaggcctcGGCATAA